The genomic stretch AATTGTGTGCCTGCTTTGGTTTGCCTAGTGAGGACTAGCATAAGCACGGGTATGCAAATTCTCCAATAGAATCCCAATACTTCTCTctctatcccatacccaattcaTGTATGGCATCTGACAGTCCTGGTctttctggtcagctacaggGGTTCCACCTGGAAACAACAGGGTGAAATGTATTTAGGCAACAAAAAGCTTCAAGTTTGCAGCTTTTAACATGCTGGATAGCATTTCACTATCCGTGATCATCATTTGCAAGCCTTAAATTTTGGCAGTGTCATTTATAAAACCCTCTAcaatttttgaaaagaaaaccatctgatcactcactgtggcatTTCTAAGCTATCACAGGCCATATGAGGACAGGAAAACATTGTTTGGTTGTTCAAATCgggtcggagcttaaaacctgagcgGTATCACTCGACACCGCTGCTTGATTGCGGGTTTCTGAGCCTTAAATTCTGACTGTATCACATGTTACACCACTCACtgtggcttttataagctattgAAGGCTATATGAGGACAGGAAAGCTGTGTTCTGTTGTTGATAGTGTATcagagcttaaaacctgaggggtatcattcgtaactgctgcttgaccgcaAGGTTTCGAGCCCcaaaattctaactgtatcacacgctGAATCATTCAccgaggcttgtataagctatcgaaagctgcacaagaacaggaaaacgtcgttcggttgttgtaatttggtcggcgcttaaagggacggtctcgtacaccctggcccatccacaaagcgtaccattcgattcctcattgctgaaaacgtaataccgtaatactgtgaattcgctcgtccaggatcgtcacggttattaaataaacgaattaagttgataagaaccGCGCCAGCACATcgcgatttctgttggcaacagcgatatccgcttCGATGGCAGACCGCTCATTGGTTGAACAAATCGTCTGCTgtcgcgcctttttgcagcggtgagagcagacgacttccaaaaggtgctcgaggatcacggcgacggcaataaatttgctgcatgtgggctggtcaaacgaaagacgcgtaCTGTAAACtgtggccgaacaacaatgtcaatacgtctcgcaccttcatttcgagcgggagtttacatggatgactccacctaataaaggcagttgacgcttatttactaacttgtctcgtatcgttcggtattATACTTCTGCATATGTCgccacttactatcagggtttaccactgctttttccttcttttcgtcAGACAGATGTCAAATTTAAAGCAAAGTTCGCGCGTGCGACCCTAGATGGCGCTGCTCCCCCTTGTCTATATAAGCTCTGACTGCCCTGCTTCTCTCGTCTTTCCTTTTTGACTCGAACAGTTGGCAACGAAATCTTACTCCATCgccgttttctgtttacttctGGATCGCATTTTCTACTAATTTcttattctcttttttttttgtgggctAGCTGCAACTCAGGTAAGTTGCTTGTTGTGTGGGTGATTTACATctgaagtttctttttttttttgtagggttAAGCTTCCCCGGGAGTCGCTTCCGGGTAGCTTTGTGTTTTCATTAACCACTTTCGGTTCCCACCGCGGCTTCAGAACACTTGTAGCTTCCACAAATGTTGCTTCCTCTGTGACCGCTTCCCCGGCGCTGCACAGGAGCTACCTCTGAGGTTGCGCTGCCACATTTTGGCCACTTTGGGCCGCGTTTTCGTTTTTGGGCCGGATGGCCATGCTTGGGCTGGATAGCCATGTTTGGGCCGGATGGCCATGCTTGGGCTGGATAGCCATTTTCTGAGCGATACCCTTTCCCACTCGGGGTGAAACATTAACCTTGTCGGGATGACAGGGGTATTCGTTCTTCGTAGTCTGCGTGCCCGTACTGCTAGGATCAGCTagaagtttcgttttttttatgcAGAGACCATGGCTGCACCTTCAGGAACAGAACCTGACCTGAGGGCTATGGTGGAATTCCTCACAGAGACGGTGGCCTGCCTGGTCCAGCGCTTACCTCCCCTGCCGGCGCAGGAACTGGACGTTGAGTCCGACGTCTATGTGACAGACAGGGAGGAAGATCTTCACCCCCCAATCATCTCCCCCCATTCCCCCCACGATCCCGATGTGGCGGGTGAGGGTTCCATGCCAGCAGTGGACGACTGGCTAACTGGCTTCGCAGGGGTGGGGCACCGTGAGGTGTCCCCCGCCATCATTGGCTTCGTCCGGGGCCACTGGGGTCCTGACGGGAGGTCCGAACGGTGCCGCAAGGCCCTTGCGGACTTCCCCCGTTTGAAGCTCCCGTTCCTGGTGGTTCCGGATTTGAATCCGGAAGTGAAGGTGCTAGCACTGGAGGCAGCCCGTCAGCGGCGACGTCCAGGCGACAGTGAACCAGATTGTGGGAGCGTGAGGCAACGTGATCAAGCCTTGCGGGATGGCCAAGCTGCCATCGTCTCCGCGGTGAGCCCCTTGGTGGCTCTCTTGGAGCATTGTTCCGAGGAATCATCTACAGCTCCAGGGGACCCACCTTCTGGAATGCCGCACGGTCAGGGGCGAGTGGATCGACGCGTGGTCGCCGACCACTTAGCGGCTGCCCTGTCACACTTGGGACGGCTATTCACCTCTCTCGGTAATGAACGCCGAGAGAGTGTGCTGAACAGGGTAGCCCCGGACCTGCGGTCCCTGGTTACCAGGGACCATCTCGACGAGGAGGGTGCTGCCCAACTATTTGGGCAGCAGTTCCTCGACCAGATTCGAATGCGAAACGAGACGTACAAGGTCCTCAGGGAAGCCCGACAGGGCACACAGAGGGGCAGCCCGAGGAACCTGCTCTGAAACGAAGCCGCCCGGGGTCCAGCAGTACCCTCCGCCAGCCCTTTCCAGGCCGGCCCTTCCCAGGTGGACCTCAGGGAAGGGCATTTCGAGGCCCACGGGGTAAGTCTCCTTTCCTCTTCTCCTCCAGCAGGCCGACTGGCCCGCTGTCTCCCGGTGTGGAAACTACTCCCAAGGGATGCATGGGTTCTACAAACCATAAGGGGATATCACCTCGAATTCTCCCACCCACCCTCCCTCGCGGGTTAAACGCTTCTAACGCGCCCAAGGCTATACCCAAACCCTACCGCTATTCCTGTGATAGAGGAACTGCAGCTCAAGGGAGCTATATCCCCCATCCCTCTGCACACAGCACGGTTTCTGTcccctttctttcttgttccaAAGAAGGACCGGCAGTTGAGGCCAGTCCTGAATCTCAAGCAGCTCAACCTGTTCATTCACCACAAACATTTCAAGATGGAGGGCTGGGACACAGTGAAGGATCTGCTACTTCAGGGAGATTATCTGGTTCGCATCGACCTGAAGGATGCCTACTTGTCAGTTCCTATAGCCAAGCGGGACAGACCTTGGCTCTGCTTCCTGCATCAGGGGAGGTGTTACCAATGGAACGTTCTCCCATTTGGCCTCTGCTCGGCACCGCGGGTGTTCACCAAGCTTATGAAACCTGTAGTTGCCCATCGAAGGTCTCAGGGGATTCGACTGGTAATATTCTTAGACGACATCCTCCTCATGGACCAATCACCTGGTCGCTTGAGGTCCTCCATGCAGACAGTCGTAAATCTGTTACATTCTCTGGGCTTTGTGGTAAATCAGACAAAATCTCATCTCACCCCAACTCAGACTCTCACCTTCTTGGGATTCGAGATCATGACGGTACCATTGGCACTGTGCCCCCCCGTCGACAAGGGGTTAGCAATCAAACAGGAGATAGATTCCATACTCGGAGAGAGCATAGGTGTGAGGGCCCTAGCGAGCCTGATAGGTCGTCTGAATGCTACTTCCTTGGGTGTTCTGGCAGCTCCTCTACATCTCAGGTCGCTCCAGTCTCTCTTGCATCGGGCTTTACAGATAGGCTCTTACGAGACCACAGTTAGACTCTCCTCAGCAGCCAGGGAGGATTTGGGGTGGTGGCGCACAGTCCTCCTGTCCCACCCCAGGCGGAGCTTGCACGAGAGTTCAGTCCTTCAGACCATTCAAACAGACAGTTCTCTGCGAGGTTGGGGCGCTCACTCTCAGGGTCTGGTAGTTGGTCAGCAGTGGACCACCGAGCAAGCCCAGCTCCACATAAACGAGTTGGAGTTGATAGCGGCATTCTTGGGGCTCCAGGCTCTCGGGAGGGCATCCGACCAGGGCTGCATCCTACTGCAGCTCGACAAcagggcagcagtggctgctaTCAATCGCATGGGGAGCACTCGCTCCAGCAGTCTCAACAAAGTAGCCCTTCAGCTGTGGTCGTGGTGTCTGAAGCGAGGCCTAACGGTGCGTGCTCAACATATTCCCGGACGATTGAATGCTGTGGCAGACAGGGCCTCTCGTGTCCACTTCGACAACAGCAGTTGGAAACTTCATGTGCCCACGTTTCGGAAGATCGACAGCCTCTGGGATCCTATCAAGATGGATCTCTTCGCCGATCTGTCGAACCACGAAGTTCCACATTATTTCAGCTGGAAACCGGACCCAGGAGCAGCAGGGGTGGATACTTTCACCCAGATCTGGTCAGGACCGGGTCTTTATGCATTTCCCCCCTTCAACCTAGTGAATCGATGTCTCCGGAAAATGTGCGAGTCAGGCGGGGACCTCATCTTGGTAGCCCCGACCTGGCCGTCGCAGCCATGGTACCCCTCTCTGTTGCGTCTGGCTTGCGAAGAACTTCGACTCATCCAACCCCTTCAGGATCTTATCCGCAATCCGCAAGGTGTATTTCACCCATTGGTAGGCCACAGCCTTCTCCTAGCTGTGTGGAAGCTGACCAGCGACACCCTTCGCATTCGAGCCTTTTGGGAGAGGCTGCAGGGCTTATCTCCGCGTCTTGGCGAGAGGCACCCGGCTCGCCTACAATTCCTGCTGGCTGAGGTTTGATAGCTGGTGCAGTGCACGGTTGCTTGATCCCTTTTCTCCCCCTTTGAATACAGTCTTGAACTTGCTCGCGTACCTGCACTACCAGGAACATTTATCGTACAGGACCATTAATAGCTATCGGTCAGCCCTTTCCCAAACTATTGGTGTTTGCGAGGGCCATCCTTTGAGAGAACACCCAGCGGTCACCCGGCTACTGAAAGGAGTGTTAGACCTAAAACCCCCTCGTCCTCGTTACTCTGACATGTGGCCGGTGGAGTCAGTtacttctttcatttcttcctTAGGGGAAAATGATTCCCTACCTCTGCGCCTGCTATCGTACAAGCTGGTTATGCTTCTGGCTGGCTACTGCAGGGCGCTCAGCCGATCTCTGTTTGCTGTCCATGGATGACATTAAGCGTCAGCCGGCTGGCTGGGAACTGCGGCTTGACGGCTTACGGAAAACATCACGGCCCTCTAAACCCTGGCCATCCCTGTTCGTCCCGGCTCTACTTCGGGAGCCCTCCCTCTGCCCAATTCTGTGCCCAGAAGCATATCCAACACGTACGCTCACCCTCCGTACTGGATGTTCCAGACTCCTCTTGACTACTCAGAAACCCCACAGACCTGCTTCTCGGGACATAATCACCAATTAGCTGAAGCGCATGTTACAGTCAGCGGGCATTGACATATCCCGCTTCAAAGCGCACTCCACAAGGGGTGCAGCCACTTCCAGGGCGCTGGAAAAGGGGGTCCCTATCTCTGAAATTCTGGCGGTGGCTGACTAGTCGTCAGACACCACTTTTAACTGTTTCTACAGACGAGATTTGGGCTCTAGAGCAAATTTCGGCACGCAAGTTTTGTCCCGGGTGTGCACGCAGCTTTGAACAAGCAGTGgtaaaccctgatagtaagtggcCGACATATGCAGAAGTATAATTACCAGTTCTAACGAacggtacttacctgaagttagagctggaattatacgatgtatagggagacacttactatcagggGTTCGTCCCGCCCGGGGTTTGACCAATCCCCACCATTGCGAAGCGGTTCTGCTGGCTTGCTAGGTGCATATAATTAGCGGCTCATGTCCTTTTTCTCCCATGCCTTTCATGTACAGGTCGGGGTCGAAGCCCAACAAGCCACCAGGCCACTACGTTCTACTCTGGTTGACGATCACCAAAActtgatgacagttgtgtgatgaATAAAGCTGGCGTACACACCCTCTCTTATTGTGCCTGTGTTGTCTTGGGCACTGCCCTCGGATTTCGGAAAGACGAGAGAAGCAGGGTAGTCAGAGCTTGTATAGACAAGGGGGAGCAGCGCCATCTAGGGTCGCACGCGCAAACTTTGCTTTAAAGTTGACATCTGTCTgacgaaaagaaggaaaaagcagtggtaaaccctgatagtaagtgtctccctatacatcgtataattccagctctaacttcaggtaagtaccgtTCGTTAGAACtggtacagtcgacccgcgtttatccggacgactccgtttcctgtgaaaatgtccggatagaggggaaaccggataagtgaaacatgaaaatccagagtgatcctaaaaagacgtctttattgaccattataCAGAAAAGTATCCATTGTCATccgtttcattctaatacacgcatccagttcttgagaacctttgctaatggcattaacttgcgaaatattgttctgttgctcgaaaaatacTAGCGCTGTTTTCAGTGCCGCCtgcgcattttctaccgtcacagctggtgcatccccgctttcaccatcagattcttcttgaacactatcgagagcgacgacactgacgatgtagtcatctgtgattgcagcgcaAAGGCCATCGTTgtggaccttctcagtctgaaatgaccataCTGCTCAGTCGATCTGTTTTGTGTGCAAAGTCGggaagggagaaaattcttcctagcaacaccctttttgtgtcagtaaaaaggaggccaagcaagggttctcgacctcgcttgacttGGTGTGGGCAAAGTGTCCTTCCTAGACAATGACCGGATAATTGAAGCCGGTTGTTGGGtgttagtcacttctgttccctcaAATTCTCGTCCGAgcccggaagctgaagtccggataaacgagggcgaaatacataaggagaaatccgtccccatgcttttttgtccggattgcgcaggatccggataaatgaagtccggataaacgcgggtcgactgtaattTTGAGCACTTCCagttcgtcttacctgcgaaaagaatattccgtatggaagtggGTGGATACGTAACTCGGGTGTATAACAACTCttgtcgacgacaatgtgacgaaagtggatatagaaaagcacctgttgggagtcacatactcgaagcatcttcaacaaaaggtctgattgtcacacgcgtgcgtgtactccgcacgtttcgttcacgatgcatatgaggtaagagacgttctgcgagcacgatatgtgtgggacggcgccggacgcagctcaaactaaaagCTGTCGACCGTCACGCACtcaactgttagcggcaacggtgtccaaagaactAGGGAGCTATTCTCATCAATGTAAGCTACCGGCTTACTTTACACGTCACGAGCTGTTGGGCTGAGCCACCGCGACAAGCTCCGCCTGAACGCTCCGCCCATTTCTAGGGACATTTATCCCCAGCGCATACACAGCGTGTAGAGCATCATAGCTTAGACCTACAGTGGCGCTGTGTACCGGATTTAAATAGGTTGTATgggaaaaaaggagaaacaacAGCACATCGGTTTAAACGTGCAGGAATAATTATGACGTCCTGATATTATAGTTGCTATGGAATATCCCTCATGAACGGAGCTCTGACAATTTTGACGAGACATGTTTGACGCCGGGCTGCTGCCGCCGCTGTCCTTTTTACAGTCAAAAAGTGGCGCCACACCCAATACCGTGCTGCTATGAAGAACATTGCTCTTCGAAGTTGTCCCCTCGCTGTCCCTAGTTCCCTAGCTCACGGGAtcaaaggtcagctccggaggaaactcactgccacagattacaacaaaaactcgcaggcacaaaggttgatgcctactgaatgtacttccaaaatagtttcggcgaataccctgtatttactgcgaaatctgttttttggtttgccgtccgatcgtccgcttgaacagctgacgtcacgctcagctttcgctttggctcctcttggcttgtttgctggctcgcagtttcgcaatcgccagcaatcacaactcgccagggctgaaagcgaaatcgagagtcgtGTACGTACGGGCACATTTCTCCGCGCCTTAATTTGATCATCTTTTTACTCCGAttagtcagtacacacaacctcatctaagttgtcactttgtgagagatgcagcgtgagtgaattgtgacaatgccgtgcttctcgcagtacgagcaggtacgctactaagaaagatgtatcgtgccaggttcccagttgatattgtgcgtgattgagtggtacgaaaccagtggttgagtgctctgaacttatcaaggcaactgccgtgtgtgctcgaagaattttgcatcagaatgttacgaggtcgttcacctgacggccgatttggactgtaaaagtcgctggaaagggatgcggcacctgcctcgttcgacgacaacaaagaggaAAGGATAGCACCAAAGGACCAAAGTTGCgggtaagtgtccgcacgaacttgcGCTATGGCTTGTacacaatgtaaacatgtgaacgacaaatatTCTCAGAGAAGCTAGTtgagaaattacatgagtttggagaagtctgagcttggcacagggaagacaaaacagtcacagcagctgaaatcagcaacaacttaggagttcctgttttgagacactctgtgtctgtctggactTATGTATGATCACACtcagccttttcccaaccatggaactaccccatatcctgcatacatggtagcatattgttgttcctctttaaaagccgGGCTGTGTCTGTGAGCGCATTGTATTCAAGTTGTGATGTAAAGTTATTACGTGCCAAAAATTCCATTCTGTCCTTCTATACTAAtgaagttgactccagcaaTTGAGTGCCTGGACCAGCAGGGGATGACGGTCAGCATGCTCGTCGCAGATtagcagaaataggtgaagtcatgAGAAAGACTCTTCTATctgtgaatcatcgttttgacacatggcacattgcaagaggaccacatttgctttgtagcacaTCGTCATAACACATGCGCTAAGATGAATTaaggtgacaacgggctgcagtgcctagctttttttctttttttacgcctcagcgtaatgcagctgacatggcctgcgcagagcccaGACTTAAAGATCATCGAAAACGTCTGCGGCAGCCTGAAaaataggatgagcaagagacggacgcctacaaggagcaaggacgcactctgggaatttatagaagcagagtggtccttgctacgtgaagacgtggaccttgtccgtcggctATGCGCTTTCCTTCCTGTGTGTATGGCcccagttattgctgcgaaagggggccgacaaagtattgagacagtatcgtctccccctgcctctttttttttgtgtgtgtgtgttcaagggtatacgctcttttcttctgtttttgtctaataaaaaaagaaaaaagctaggcactgcgagcccgttgtcacctcagaGCTCGTtgtcaattcatcttagcgccctgttatttCTCCGATAGCGGGGAGACTcccttcccgcgatagccactcgcgctcggtgcagtagaccgaaaacgaaaccattttggcgttcgttacactcaaaagcaaagttaccactactaccacggtgggtcgccacaagcgcactcttccatccctctgaacgggtggactcgcccgcttccgctctccgctagggtgtctctgcccagagaaaatacgccgctcgcgcgttccgtaaacttttgtccagcactgtacatgttactcgtaaaacggcatgcacTTACAGGTGCCACGAACctgacgcggaacaaagagatGAGGTTCTAGtagaagtaatatttctaaatggtgcacaagggaaaagcacttaagcatagtactcacgataaaGCGGTATCCACAGTTGTAGTCCAGCTGTAATCCTGTAGCACCCGCCCGcccggccgctggcgctcattatactgtcgcactgtcgtaacttacAGACAAATCCTTTCgattataaaaccaacgcctgtgtcacacatcacgctaacAACGAGCAAAAAAGCGTTGTAGAGGCAAGCcgctaagcaagcgaccgttgcacagtgaacgcatcattcatcacgggagcaggaacgcacaaaatacaaatataagaatTCCAAAATAACATTCGTTAACGCTAATGAAGTTttccaaaaattgaaatattaTCTTTTTTCTACTAATAAAATTACTTTAACTTCGCCTTGCAATCTTTATATTAACatgcagaggcggagagttttcattttcccagggggggcaagggcgcaccgcgaaataagtactctcgcggggggggggggggggatatgtttattaagaaaaaaaaaagaaaggtaaaccagatggatgtcggtgtgttattccaaaagaatgagtgaaatggggaagccaaaaaaggcaaagaagaaagaaagcgaaagaaaacaaaagacggaaagaaaaggaaaagaaaaatgaagaacacaaaactaaagctgaagaatcacacactctgatgggatcttatgatgtatgcagaactggtatagaaataagaggaaggaagaacagaaaaaaaaaaaagaaaaacagagagaacgtaaacagtgaacatgtgcacaactgaaggcattacgcctttgagaACTGAGTGcaagaggaacaaaatgcattgaatcctcggtgtttgacccgaaatgcgcgcgatgttatgaatatggtcaatgaaatggagcagcgggagttgaaccagctcccaacgaatatgcgttccgaagattctaccgttacacctcactggcagctgctggtactttttcgactgcttcgtttcattgatctgattgctttgggcgaaattcaagctatgtgttgtgtcatcctctgtgtttcttcccctcaccttctactgtgataatgagtatggtgggcggatacatattttacgaaTTGCAAGAtacatttttggggttggttcctcttcgctcttttgacccgggcgcgccgagccccaaaggttggtgtcagtctcttagcgggacttcccgggggaggcggcgccccccctagttcatgttccgggggggc from Ornithodoros turicata isolate Travis chromosome 4, ASM3712646v1, whole genome shotgun sequence encodes the following:
- the LOC135393087 gene encoding uncharacterized protein LOC135393087; this encodes MVEFLTETVACLVQRLPPLPAQELDVESDVYVTDREEDLHPPIISPHSPHDPDVAGEGSMPAVDDWLTGFAGVGHREVSPAIIGFVRGHWGPDGRSERCRKALADFPRLKLPFLVVPDLNPEVKVLALEAARQRRRPGDSEPDCGSVRQRDQALRDGQAAIVSAVSPLVALLEHCSEESSTAPGDPPSGMPHGQGRVDRRVVADHLAAALSHLGRLFTSLGNERRESVLNRVAPDLRSLVTRDHLDEEGAAQLFGQQFLDQIRMRNETYKVLREARQGTQRGSPRNLL
- the LOC135392398 gene encoding uncharacterized protein LOC135392398; this encodes MEGWDTVKDLLLQGDYLVRIDLKDAYLSVPIAKRDRPWLCFLHQGRCYQWNVLPFGLCSAPRVFTKLMKPVVAHRRSQGIRLVIFLDDILLMDQSPGRLRSSMQTVVNLLHSLGFVVNQTKSHLTPTQTLTFLGFEIMTVPLALCPPVDKGLAIKQEIDSILGESIGVRALASLIGRLNATSLGVLAAPLHLRSLQSLLHRALQIGSYETTVRLSSAAREDLGWWRTVLLSHPRRSLHESSVLQTIQTDSSLRGWGAHSQGLVVGQQWTTEQAQLHINELELIAAFLGLQALGRASDQGCILLQLDNRAAVAAINRMGSTRSSSLNKVALQLWSWCLKRGLTVRAQHIPGRLNAVADRASRVHFDNSSWKLHVPTFRKIDSLWDPIKMDLFADLSNHEVPHYFSWKPDPGAAGVDTFTQIWSGPGLYAFPPFNLVNRCLRKMCESGGDLILVAPTWPSQPWYPSLLRLACEELRLIQPLQDLIRNPQGVFHPLVGHSLLLAVWKLTSDTLRIRAFWERLQGLSPRLGERHPARLQFLLAEV